In Phreatobacter oligotrophus, one DNA window encodes the following:
- a CDS encoding alpha/beta hydrolase family protein: MFAVGFQTGLLHDAERPAWSGEGPRPLAWSAWYPAAGGAEAMPFGVPPAAALFVMGAVAADAPLSAARGAWPVVLLSHGTGGTAASLGWLACRLAAAGHVVIGVDHHGNTAAEPYRPEAFLAWWDRPRDLTVLLDRLAAEGPFAGHLDLADVTAAGFSIGGYTVLALAGAVTEMALFRDWAAEQPFVKGPREFPDIAAQIEPLLTTSAPFRAAWERQSADLRDHRVRAVAALAPAPPVRGFREASLTAMGDVAVTIISGEADDEAPWEACALWLSRLIPDCRLHSLGAAVAHYPFLCEGTKLGRRMLPELFVDPPGIDRRAVHDAVAALTLEAFRRA; this comes from the coding sequence ATGTTTGCCGTCGGTTTCCAGACCGGTCTTCTGCATGACGCCGAGCGCCCGGCCTGGTCGGGCGAGGGACCGCGGCCGCTCGCCTGGTCGGCCTGGTACCCGGCGGCCGGGGGGGCGGAGGCCATGCCCTTCGGCGTGCCCCCGGCGGCGGCGCTCTTCGTCATGGGCGCGGTGGCGGCCGATGCGCCGCTCAGCGCGGCGCGCGGCGCCTGGCCGGTCGTCCTGCTCTCACACGGCACGGGCGGGACGGCGGCGAGCCTTGGCTGGCTGGCTTGCCGGCTCGCGGCTGCGGGCCATGTCGTCATTGGTGTCGACCATCACGGCAACACCGCCGCCGAGCCTTACCGGCCCGAGGCTTTCCTCGCCTGGTGGGACAGGCCGCGGGACCTCACGGTGCTGCTCGACCGGCTCGCGGCCGAGGGTCCCTTCGCCGGCCACCTCGACCTTGCCGACGTCACCGCCGCCGGCTTCTCGATCGGCGGCTACACGGTGCTGGCACTCGCCGGGGCCGTGACCGAGATGGCGCTGTTCCGCGATTGGGCGGCCGAGCAGCCCTTCGTGAAGGGCCCGCGCGAGTTCCCGGACATTGCCGCGCAGATCGAGCCTCTGTTGACCACCAGTGCGCCCTTCCGGGCAGCCTGGGAGCGGCAATCCGCCGATCTCCGCGATCATCGCGTCAGGGCGGTGGCGGCCCTTGCTCCGGCGCCCCCGGTGCGCGGCTTCCGCGAGGCGAGCCTCACCGCCATGGGCGATGTCGCGGTCACCATCATCTCCGGCGAGGCGGATGACGAGGCGCCGTGGGAGGCCTGCGCGCTCTGGCTGTCGCGGCTCATCCCGGATTGCCGGCTGCACAGCCTCGGGGCGGCGGTGGCGCATTATCCCTTCCTCTGCGAAGGAACGAAGCTCGGTCGTCGCATGTTACCGGAGTTGTTCGTCGATCCGCCCGGTATCGACCGGCGGGCGGTGCATGACGCCGTCGCGGCGCTCACCCTTGAGGCGTTCCGCCGCGCCTGA
- a CDS encoding 3-deoxy-manno-octulosonate cytidylyltransferase, with amino-acid sequence MTASLVLIPARMSASRLPGKPLADIAGTPMIVHVLRRAEAANLGPVVVATDSPEIEAAVKAAGGRAVMTRADHPTGSDRIQEAADLVDPGRAYDRIVNVQGDLPTIEPGVVRAAADLLDDPAVDIGTLTAVITRHEEITNPNVVKVVGTPLSPTRLRALYFTRATAPTGDGPLYHHIGLYAYRRAALERFVRLPPAPLETRERLEQLRALENGMRIDVAVVEAVPLGVDTPADLERARALIAKA; translated from the coding sequence ATGACCGCCTCGCTCGTTCTCATTCCCGCCCGCATGAGCGCCTCGCGCCTGCCCGGCAAGCCGCTCGCCGACATCGCGGGCACGCCGATGATCGTCCATGTGCTGCGCCGGGCGGAAGCCGCGAATCTCGGCCCCGTGGTGGTCGCGACCGATTCCCCGGAGATCGAGGCGGCGGTCAAAGCCGCCGGTGGCCGCGCCGTCATGACCCGCGCCGACCACCCGACCGGCTCCGACCGCATCCAGGAGGCGGCGGACCTGGTCGACCCCGGCCGCGCCTATGACCGCATCGTCAACGTCCAGGGCGACCTGCCGACCATCGAGCCCGGCGTGGTGCGCGCCGCCGCCGACCTGCTCGACGATCCGGCGGTCGATATCGGCACGCTCACGGCGGTGATCACCCGCCACGAGGAGATCACCAATCCCAACGTGGTGAAGGTGGTCGGCACGCCGCTCTCGCCGACGCGCCTGCGCGCCCTCTATTTCACCCGCGCCACGGCCCCGACCGGCGACGGGCCGCTCTACCATCACATCGGCCTCTATGCGTATCGCCGCGCCGCCCTCGAACGCTTCGTGCGACTGCCGCCCGCGCCACTGGAGACGCGCGAGCGGCTGGAGCAGCTTCGCGCGCTCGAGAACGGCATGCGCATCGACGTTGCGGTGGTCGAGGCCGTGCCGCTGGGCGTCGACACCCCGGCCGATCTCGAACGCGCCCGCGCCCTCATCGCCAAAGCCTGA
- a CDS encoding response regulator transcription factor, whose product MPTIALVDDDRNILTSVAIALEAEGYRIVTYNDGASALDGFKQSPPDLAILDIKMPRMDGMELLRRLRQKTDMPVIFLTSKDEEIDELFGLKMGADDFIRKPFSQRLLVERVKAVLRRAAAKDPAAEAKSDAKVLERGKLRMDPERHTCTWDGHPVTLTVTEFLILQALAQRPGVVKSRNALMDAAYDDQVYVDDRTIDSHIKRLRKKFKVVDDDFEMIETLYGVGYRFKE is encoded by the coding sequence ATGCCGACCATCGCTCTCGTCGACGACGACCGGAACATCCTGACCTCGGTCGCCATCGCGCTCGAAGCCGAAGGCTATCGCATCGTCACCTACAATGACGGCGCCTCGGCCCTCGACGGCTTCAAGCAGTCGCCGCCGGACCTGGCGATCCTCGACATCAAGATGCCGCGCATGGACGGCATGGAGCTGCTGCGCCGCCTGCGCCAGAAGACCGACATGCCGGTGATCTTCCTCACCTCCAAGGACGAGGAGATCGACGAACTCTTCGGCCTGAAGATGGGCGCCGACGATTTCATCCGGAAGCCGTTCTCGCAGCGCCTGCTGGTCGAGCGCGTCAAGGCCGTGCTGCGCCGCGCCGCCGCCAAGGACCCGGCCGCCGAGGCCAAGTCCGACGCCAAGGTGCTGGAGCGCGGCAAGCTGCGCATGGACCCCGAGCGCCACACCTGCACCTGGGACGGCCATCCGGTGACGCTCACCGTCACCGAGTTCCTCATCCTGCAGGCGCTCGCCCAGCGCCCGGGCGTGGTGAAGAGCCGCAACGCGCTGATGGACGCGGCCTATGACGATCAGGTCTATGTCGACGACCGCACCATCGACAGCCACATCAAGCGGCTGCGCAAGAAGTTCAAGGTTGTCGATGACGACTTCGAGATGATCGAGACCCTCTACGGCGTCGGCTACCGCTTCAAGGAGTGA
- a CDS encoding prephenate dehydratase, with protein sequence MILAPKRIAFQGELSAFSHQAANAVFPQAEVMPCPSFEDAFAAIQNGDADLGMIPIENSIAGRVGDVHHLLPTAGLNIIGEFFLPIRFQLMAVKGASLGTIKTARSHIMGLGQCRQIIRKLGLKPIVAADTAGSAREVAEANDPSQAAIAPRLAAEVYGLDILAEDIEDAANNTTRFVILSRQKIWAAPGQNCLTSFVFQVRNVPAALYKAMGGFATNGVNMTKLESHMIGGRFVATRFYAEIEGHPDDRNVKLALEELAFFAKELTILGVYPQHPWRNEVEKTVAE encoded by the coding sequence ATGATCCTCGCGCCCAAGCGCATCGCCTTCCAGGGCGAACTCAGCGCCTTCTCGCATCAGGCGGCCAATGCGGTCTTTCCGCAGGCCGAGGTCATGCCCTGCCCGAGCTTCGAGGATGCCTTCGCCGCCATCCAGAACGGCGATGCCGATCTCGGCATGATCCCGATCGAGAACTCGATCGCCGGCCGCGTCGGTGACGTGCATCACCTGCTGCCCACCGCCGGCCTCAACATCATCGGCGAGTTCTTCCTGCCCATCCGCTTCCAGCTGATGGCGGTGAAGGGGGCTTCCCTCGGCACGATCAAGACGGCGCGCAGCCACATCATGGGCCTCGGCCAGTGCCGGCAGATCATCCGCAAGCTCGGCCTCAAACCCATCGTCGCGGCCGACACCGCGGGCTCGGCCCGCGAGGTCGCCGAGGCCAATGACCCGAGCCAGGCCGCCATCGCCCCGCGCCTCGCCGCGGAGGTCTATGGCCTCGACATCCTCGCCGAGGACATTGAGGACGCCGCCAACAACACCACCCGCTTCGTCATCCTGTCGCGCCAGAAGATCTGGGCGGCGCCGGGCCAGAACTGCCTGACGAGCTTCGTCTTCCAGGTGCGCAACGTGCCGGCGGCGCTCTACAAGGCCATGGGCGGCTTTGCCACCAACGGCGTCAACATGACGAAGCTGGAGAGCCACATGATCGGCGGCCGCTTCGTCGCCACCCGCTTCTATGCGGAGATCGAGGGCCATCCCGACGACCGCAACGTCAAGCTGGCGCTGGAGGAACTCGCCTTCTTCGCCAAGGAACTGACCATCCTCGGCGTCTACCCCCAGCATCCCTGGCGGAACGAGGTCGAGAAGACCGTGGCGGAGTGA
- a CDS encoding GNAT family N-acetyltransferase, with product MAIRRATAADAEAIAAIHVAAYDETYRGLAPPEVFEGLNLERRTAQWRRFFAEPPPDATAFLIEQDGEPAGFGSNGIDRSGPSPIGWIKAVYLLKRAQGRGLGLAMMATLAEDLAAKGVSEVRLDVAVGNDHAEAFYQQLGGALLSSQVDPGPIWKSPTRTYGWTDAAALAGAASRAARHG from the coding sequence ATGGCCATCCGGCGCGCGACGGCGGCGGATGCGGAGGCCATCGCGGCGATCCATGTCGCGGCCTATGACGAAACCTATCGCGGCCTCGCGCCGCCGGAGGTCTTCGAGGGCCTGAACCTCGAGCGCCGCACGGCCCAGTGGCGGCGCTTCTTCGCCGAACCGCCGCCTGATGCCACGGCCTTCCTCATCGAGCAGGACGGCGAGCCGGCTGGCTTCGGCTCCAACGGCATCGACCGGAGTGGCCCCTCCCCCATCGGCTGGATCAAGGCGGTCTACCTCCTGAAACGCGCCCAGGGCCGCGGCCTCGGCCTCGCCATGATGGCGACCCTCGCCGAGGACCTCGCCGCGAAGGGCGTGAGCGAGGTCCGGCTCGACGTGGCGGTCGGCAACGACCATGCGGAGGCCTTCTACCAGCAGCTCGGTGGCGCGCTCCTCTCCAGCCAGGTCGATCCCGGCCCGATCTGGAAATCGCCGACACGCACCTATGGCTGGACCGATGCGGCGGCGCTCGCCGGCGCGGCGAGCCGGGCGGCGCGCCATGGCTGA
- a CDS encoding c-type cytochrome: MDGLEVNKVMMALLLVGTGTLGGSLLANELFKVKAPAKPGYEVAVAPPAGQQAAPAAAAPTKSMAEVFASANAANGAAVFRQCATCHTINKGGANGAGPNLYGVVGRNHGVHPGFNYSAGMKAKAAEPWSLEAIYAFITNPRGAVPGTSMAFAGIRSEQQRADLLAYLREQSDSPVDIPK, translated from the coding sequence ATGGACGGATTGGAAGTCAACAAGGTCATGATGGCCCTGCTGCTGGTTGGCACGGGCACTCTCGGTGGTAGCCTGCTCGCGAACGAACTGTTCAAAGTCAAAGCCCCGGCGAAACCCGGCTATGAGGTCGCGGTCGCCCCGCCGGCCGGCCAGCAGGCCGCGCCCGCCGCTGCCGCGCCGACCAAGTCGATGGCCGAGGTCTTCGCATCCGCCAATGCCGCGAACGGCGCCGCCGTGTTCCGCCAGTGCGCCACTTGCCACACGATCAACAAGGGCGGCGCCAACGGCGCGGGTCCGAACCTCTATGGCGTCGTCGGCCGCAACCATGGCGTCCATCCCGGCTTCAACTACTCCGCCGGCATGAAGGCCAAGGCCGCCGAGCCGTGGTCGCTCGAGGCCATCTACGCCTTCATCACCAATCCGCGCGGCGCCGTCCCCGGCACGTCGATGGCCTTCGCCGGCATCCGCTCCGAGCAGCAGCGCGCCGACCTCCTCGCCTATCTGCGCGAGCAGTCGGACAGCCCGGTCGATATCCCGAAGTAA
- a CDS encoding LysR family transcriptional regulator → MADNPKAGTPLPAESLALAIALADTGDLGDAGATLGIGKRTAAARIAQLEREIGVVLFDHGGKAVSLTRAGEVFIAEARLSLAAAARAARLARDVAERAEAIGIGVTDDAMLGPLAELFADPAWIEAGFQPRLLHAPLDAQMAALAEGEVVLVFAAPPLPAHPRIQHRQVATSRWSAVVPDAEARLRKTASLSNLARKPLVTLESERAALAHDGVLAALQATGTLPHVAQVAENWAGVIAMVALGLGSALVPSIVAKRVAVAGATVLPLVEAEDLPPWTISCLWLPQPTGTAAAEAITLVKTRLK, encoded by the coding sequence ATGGCTGACAATCCGAAGGCCGGCACGCCGCTCCCCGCCGAGTCCCTGGCGCTCGCCATCGCGCTGGCCGACACCGGCGACCTCGGCGATGCCGGCGCCACGCTCGGCATCGGCAAGCGCACGGCCGCAGCGCGCATCGCCCAGCTCGAACGCGAGATCGGCGTCGTCCTCTTCGACCATGGCGGCAAGGCTGTGAGCCTCACCCGGGCCGGCGAGGTCTTCATCGCCGAGGCACGGCTGTCCCTCGCCGCGGCGGCCCGCGCCGCCCGTCTCGCCCGCGACGTGGCGGAGCGCGCCGAGGCCATCGGCATCGGCGTCACCGACGATGCCATGCTCGGGCCCTTGGCGGAGCTCTTTGCCGATCCCGCCTGGATCGAGGCCGGCTTCCAGCCGCGGCTCCTTCACGCGCCGCTCGATGCCCAGATGGCGGCCCTGGCCGAGGGCGAGGTCGTGCTGGTCTTCGCAGCGCCACCCCTGCCGGCCCATCCGCGCATCCAGCACCGCCAGGTTGCGACCTCCCGGTGGTCCGCCGTGGTGCCGGATGCCGAGGCGCGGCTGAGGAAGACGGCGAGCCTCTCCAACCTCGCCCGCAAGCCCCTCGTGACGCTGGAAAGCGAGCGCGCGGCCCTCGCCCATGACGGCGTTCTGGCGGCCCTCCAGGCGACCGGCACCCTGCCCCATGTCGCGCAGGTGGCGGAGAACTGGGCCGGCGTCATCGCCATGGTGGCGCTCGGCCTCGGCTCGGCGCTGGTGCCGTCCATCGTGGCAAAGCGCGTCGCTGTCGCGGGGGCCACGGTGCTGCCGCTGGTCGAGGCCGAGGACCTGCCGCCCTGGACGATCAGTTGCCTCTGGCTGCCCCAGCCCACCGGCACCGCCGCGGCCGAGGCCATCACGCTGGTGAAGACGCGGCTCAAGTAA